One part of the Lotus japonicus ecotype B-129 chromosome 2, LjGifu_v1.2 genome encodes these proteins:
- the LOC130736048 gene encoding B3 domain-containing protein REM8-like gives MEKGGCLMNHCIAIPLNVEGNNLHFTASVAPPITILVLKYLRCSMGSESPEKASNAIVCRCFGMSTLQVPRSFVKRHWQGISTVVSLRLPNGTQWEVYWLKRDGEVYFRNGWKEFAEHLSLDVSQIVLFGYEGNSCLNVIVLGKSALEIDYPNSKDDNNTSLDQEEECEEVHEVIMIIPHNFARQHLHKMEGEMVILFVDNNNERTWDVELKLNTAAQLIFALGWRKFLRANNLKLGDVCAFVLNSISNRVSLKVVIYPLEKYTSTRLFHGAGRNGALV, from the exons atggagaaaGGCGGTTGtctaatgaaccactgcatcgccattccTTTGAATGTTGAAGGCAATAATCTGCACTTCACCGCGTCCGTTGCCCCACCAATTACCATTTTGGTGTTGAAATACCTCAGATGTTCCATGGGATCAGAGTCGCCTgagaaggcgtctaatgccattgtTTGTAGATGCTTTGGTATGTCCACCTTG CAAGTGCCTAGAAGTTTTGTGAAGAGGCACTGGCAAGGAATATCAACTGTTGTTTCTCTAAGGCTTCCAAACGGGACTCAGTGGGAAGTTTATTGGCTGAAACGCGATGGCGAAGTTTATTTTCGCAATGGTTGGAAAGAATTTGCAGAACACTTGTCTTTGGATGTGTCACAGATTGTGTTGTTTGGGTACGAAGGAAATTCGTGCTTGAATGTGATTGTGTTGGGTAAAAGCGCGTTAGAAATAGATTACCCTAATTCCAAAGATGATAATAATACTTCTCTTGATCAAGAAGAAGAATGTGAAGAGGTTCATGAAGTGATTATG ATCATACCACACAACTTTGCTAGACAACACCTGCACAAGATGGAGGGTGAAATGGTTATCCTTTTTGTTGACAACAACAATGAAAGAACTTGGGATGTTGAGTTAAAGCTCAACACCGCTGCTCAATTAATATTTGCACTTGGTTGGAGGAAATTTTTGAGGGCCAACAATTTGAAATTGGGTGATGTTTGTGCTTTTGTTCTAAACAGCATATCCAATAGAGTTTCACTCAAAGTTGTTATTTATCCTCTTGAGAAGTACACAAGCACTCGCCTCTTTCATG GTGCTGGAAGAAATGGTGCATTAGTTTAA
- the LOC130737570 gene encoding uncharacterized protein LOC130737570 — protein MDLTLSFPISACLNQGASAMRAECENALETDPVTSRPASSLTAIPMEHTGEEDFQLASVFNLSIPGVVLQVLDGRTWSVSFNLGKFNAGWKKFTSVNNLKVGDVCLFELNKRVPLSLKVLIFPLAEELHSPP, from the exons ATGGATCTCACCTTGTCCTTTCCCATCTCTGCATGCCTCAATCAAGG AGCTTCTGCCATGAGAGCTGAATGTGAGAACGCTTTAGAAACAGATCCAGTAACCAGTAGACCAGCTTCATCCCTCACAGCAATACCAATGGAGCACACAGGGGAGGAAGATTTCCAACTGGCTTCAGTGTTCAATTTGAGCATCCCAG GTGTCGTTCTGCAAGTCTTGGATGGGAGAACTTGGTCTGTTAGTTTTAACCTCGGCAAATTCAATGCTGGGTGGAAGAAATTCACATCAGTTAATAATTTGAAGGTGGGAGATGTATGTCTTTTTGAGCTAAACAAGAGGGTACCCCTTTCATTAAAAGTATTGATCTTTCCACTTGCCGAAGAACTGCATTCGCCGCCTTGA